A region from the Corylus avellana chromosome ca7, CavTom2PMs-1.0 genome encodes:
- the LOC132186570 gene encoding beta-galactosidase 17 isoform X2, which translates to MARKRSKRTTTTFVFCGLLSIIAFCAFVPVFAPLPSLSSHSNHHSQHKKVTTGKFGIANDMFWKDGKPFQIIGGDLHYFRVLPEYWEDRLLRAKALGLNTIQTYVPWNLHEPKPGKLVFEGIADIVSFLKLCHKLGFVVMLRAGPYICAEWDLGGFPAWLLAINPAVRPRSSDPNFLRLVERWWEILLPKVAPLLYANGGPIIMVQIENEYGSYGNDKAYLHHLVTLARGHLGDDIILYTTDGGSREALEKGTIRGDSVFSAVDFGTGDEPWPIFELQKEFNAPGKSPPLSAEFYTGWLTHWGEQIAETGADFTATALEKILERNGSAVLYMVHGGTNFGFYNGANTGGDESDYKPDLTSYDYDAPIRESGDVDNAKFKALRRVIKQHSAASLPSVPSNNEKTGYGQIHLQKKELFFDILNRTDSIEVVESKNPLPMESVGQMFGFLLYVSEYAAKDDGSILFIAKVHDRAQVFISCSSEVNGGRPIFVGIIERWSNRTLGLPKTKCLSTISLYVLVENMGRVNYGQYIFDKKGILSSVYLNGRILQQWKMLSIPLNNLNEIPKSNPIIQVAYSDFIKNSALRKAKDEGTTMQPLCSCSSS; encoded by the exons ATGGCGAGGAAGCGAAGCAAAAGAACCACGACCACCTTCGTCTTCTGCGGCCTCCTCTCTATTATAGCCTTCTGTGCCTTCGTCCCTGTCTTtgctcctctcccttctctctcctctcactcCAACCACCACTCTCAGCACAAGAAA GTTACCACTGGAAAGTTTGGGATTGCCAATGACATGTTTTGGAAAGATGGAAAGCCATTCCAGATTATTGGTGGTGACTTGCATTATTTTCGGGTTCTTCCAGAG TACTGGGAAGATAGACTATTAAGAGCAAAGGCTTTGGGCTTGAATACCATCCAAACTTATGTTCCTTGGAATTTGCATGAACCAAAACCTGGAAAGCTTGTTTTTGAGGGGATTGCAGATATAGTATCATTTCTCAAACTCTGCCACAAACTAGGTTTTGTTGTTATGCTTCGGGCTGGGCCTTATATATGTGCAG aGTGGGATTTGGGTGGCTTCCCTGCCTGGTTACTTGCGATAAACCCAGCTGTCAGACCAAGATCATCGGATCCTAATTTCCTCCGCCTA GTTGAAAGATGGTGGGAAATTCTACTTCCAAAGGTAGCTCCTCTTCTTTATGCAAATGGAGGTCCCATTATAATGGTTCAG ATTGAAAATGAATATGGTTCATACGGAAATGACAAAGCTTATCTTCATCACCTTGTCACTTTGGCCCGTGGTCACCTTGGGGATGATATAATTTT GTATACTACAGATGGAGGTTCTAGGGAAGCTCTTGAGAAAGGAACAATTCGTGGAGATTCTGTCTTTTCAG CTGTTGACTTCGGCACTGGTGATGAGCCCTGGCCAATATTTGAGTTACAAAAGGAGTTCAATGCCCCCGGAAAGTCACCACCACTTTCAGC GGAGTTTTACACAGGCTGGCTTACACATTGGGGAGAGCAGATTGCTGAGACTGGTGCTGATTTTACTGCGACTGCCCTGGAAAAGATTTTGGAACGAAATGGTTCTGCTGTGCTTTAT ATGGTGCATGGTGGTACAAACTTTGGATTCTATAATGGAGCGAATACTGGTGGGGATGAATCTGATTACAAGCCTGACCTCACATCCTATGATTAT GATGCACCGATCAGGGAATCGGGTGATGTGGACAATGCAAAATTCAAAG CACTTCGGAGGGTTATAAAGCAACACAGTGCAGCATCTCTTCCTTCAGTTCCTTCCAATAATGAAAAGACAGGATATGGACAAATTCACTTACAgaaaaaagaactttttttcGATATACTTAATAGGACAGATTCCATTGAAGTGGTTGAATCTAAAAACCCACTTCCAATGGAGTCTGTAGGCCAG ATGTTTGGTTTTTTGTTATATGTATCTGAATATGCTGCAAAGGACGATGGAAGCATTCTATTCATAGCAAAG GTGCATGACAGAGCTCAAGTTTTCATATCATGCTCTTCTGAAGTTAATGGTGGAAGACCAATATTTGTTGGTATAATTGAGAGATGGTCAAATCGAACACTTGGCCTTCCTAAAACTAAATGTCTCTCCACCATCAGTTTATATGTTTTG GTTGAAAATATGGGTCGTGTGAATTATGGTCAGTACATATTTGACAAGAAG ggtaTTTTATCTTCTGTTTATCTAAATGGGAGAATTCTGCAACAATGGAAAATGCTCTCAATTCCTTTGAACAACCTGAATGAGATCCCAAAAAGCAATCCCATCATTCAGGTTGCATATTCtgatttcataaaaaattcaGCCCTCAGAAAAGCCAAAG ATGAAGGGACCACAATGCAACCTTTATGTTCCTGCTCCAGTTCTTAA
- the LOC132186570 gene encoding beta-galactosidase 17 isoform X3 — MARKRSKRTTTTFVFCGLLSIIAFCAFVPVFAPLPSLSSHSNHHSQHKKVTTGKFGIANDMFWKDGKPFQIIGGDLHYFRVLPEYWEDRLLRAKALGLNTIQTYVPWNLHEPKPGKLVFEGIADIVSFLKLCHKLGFVVMLRAGPYICAEWDLGGFPAWLLAINPAVRPRSSDPNFLRLVERWWEILLPKVAPLLYANGGPIIMVQIENEYGSYGNDKAYLHHLVTLARGHLGDDIILYTTDGGSREALEKGTIRGDSVFSAVDFGTGDEPWPIFELQKEFNAPGKSPPLSAEFYTGWLTHWGEQIAETGADFTATALEKILERNGSAVLYMVHGGTNFGFYNGANTGGDESDYKPDLTSYDYDAPIRESGDVDNAKFKALRRVIKQHSAASLPSVPSNNEKTGYGQIHLQKKELFFDILNRTDSIEVVESKNPLPMESVGQMFGFLLYVSEYAAKDDGSILFIAKVHDRAQVFISCSSEVNGGRPIFVGIIERWSNRTLGLPKTKCLSTISLYVLVENMGRVNYGQYIFDKKGILSSVYLNGRILQQWKMLSIPLNNLNEIPKSNPIIQVAYSDFIKNSALRKAKGCT, encoded by the exons ATGGCGAGGAAGCGAAGCAAAAGAACCACGACCACCTTCGTCTTCTGCGGCCTCCTCTCTATTATAGCCTTCTGTGCCTTCGTCCCTGTCTTtgctcctctcccttctctctcctctcactcCAACCACCACTCTCAGCACAAGAAA GTTACCACTGGAAAGTTTGGGATTGCCAATGACATGTTTTGGAAAGATGGAAAGCCATTCCAGATTATTGGTGGTGACTTGCATTATTTTCGGGTTCTTCCAGAG TACTGGGAAGATAGACTATTAAGAGCAAAGGCTTTGGGCTTGAATACCATCCAAACTTATGTTCCTTGGAATTTGCATGAACCAAAACCTGGAAAGCTTGTTTTTGAGGGGATTGCAGATATAGTATCATTTCTCAAACTCTGCCACAAACTAGGTTTTGTTGTTATGCTTCGGGCTGGGCCTTATATATGTGCAG aGTGGGATTTGGGTGGCTTCCCTGCCTGGTTACTTGCGATAAACCCAGCTGTCAGACCAAGATCATCGGATCCTAATTTCCTCCGCCTA GTTGAAAGATGGTGGGAAATTCTACTTCCAAAGGTAGCTCCTCTTCTTTATGCAAATGGAGGTCCCATTATAATGGTTCAG ATTGAAAATGAATATGGTTCATACGGAAATGACAAAGCTTATCTTCATCACCTTGTCACTTTGGCCCGTGGTCACCTTGGGGATGATATAATTTT GTATACTACAGATGGAGGTTCTAGGGAAGCTCTTGAGAAAGGAACAATTCGTGGAGATTCTGTCTTTTCAG CTGTTGACTTCGGCACTGGTGATGAGCCCTGGCCAATATTTGAGTTACAAAAGGAGTTCAATGCCCCCGGAAAGTCACCACCACTTTCAGC GGAGTTTTACACAGGCTGGCTTACACATTGGGGAGAGCAGATTGCTGAGACTGGTGCTGATTTTACTGCGACTGCCCTGGAAAAGATTTTGGAACGAAATGGTTCTGCTGTGCTTTAT ATGGTGCATGGTGGTACAAACTTTGGATTCTATAATGGAGCGAATACTGGTGGGGATGAATCTGATTACAAGCCTGACCTCACATCCTATGATTAT GATGCACCGATCAGGGAATCGGGTGATGTGGACAATGCAAAATTCAAAG CACTTCGGAGGGTTATAAAGCAACACAGTGCAGCATCTCTTCCTTCAGTTCCTTCCAATAATGAAAAGACAGGATATGGACAAATTCACTTACAgaaaaaagaactttttttcGATATACTTAATAGGACAGATTCCATTGAAGTGGTTGAATCTAAAAACCCACTTCCAATGGAGTCTGTAGGCCAG ATGTTTGGTTTTTTGTTATATGTATCTGAATATGCTGCAAAGGACGATGGAAGCATTCTATTCATAGCAAAG GTGCATGACAGAGCTCAAGTTTTCATATCATGCTCTTCTGAAGTTAATGGTGGAAGACCAATATTTGTTGGTATAATTGAGAGATGGTCAAATCGAACACTTGGCCTTCCTAAAACTAAATGTCTCTCCACCATCAGTTTATATGTTTTG GTTGAAAATATGGGTCGTGTGAATTATGGTCAGTACATATTTGACAAGAAG ggtaTTTTATCTTCTGTTTATCTAAATGGGAGAATTCTGCAACAATGGAAAATGCTCTCAATTCCTTTGAACAACCTGAATGAGATCCCAAAAAGCAATCCCATCATTCAGGTTGCATATTCtgatttcataaaaaattcaGCCCTCAGAAAAGCCAAAG GTTGTACTTGA
- the LOC132186570 gene encoding beta-galactosidase 17 isoform X1 has translation MARKRSKRTTTTFVFCGLLSIIAFCAFVPVFAPLPSLSSHSNHHSQHKKVTTGKFGIANDMFWKDGKPFQIIGGDLHYFRVLPEYWEDRLLRAKALGLNTIQTYVPWNLHEPKPGKLVFEGIADIVSFLKLCHKLGFVVMLRAGPYICAEWDLGGFPAWLLAINPAVRPRSSDPNFLRLVERWWEILLPKVAPLLYANGGPIIMVQIENEYGSYGNDKAYLHHLVTLARGHLGDDIILYTTDGGSREALEKGTIRGDSVFSAVDFGTGDEPWPIFELQKEFNAPGKSPPLSAEFYTGWLTHWGEQIAETGADFTATALEKILERNGSAVLYMVHGGTNFGFYNGANTGGDESDYKPDLTSYDYDAPIRESGDVDNAKFKALRRVIKQHSAASLPSVPSNNEKTGYGQIHLQKKELFFDILNRTDSIEVVESKNPLPMESVGQMFGFLLYVSEYAAKDDGSILFIAKVHDRAQVFISCSSEVNGGRPIFVGIIERWSNRTLGLPKTKCLSTISLYVLVENMGRVNYGQYIFDKKGILSSVYLNGRILQQWKMLSIPLNNLNEIPKSNPIIQVAYSDFIKNSALRKAKENVLKEPAFYAGHFSIDKVDHVKDTFLSFRGWGKGIAFVNEFNIGRYWPMKGPQCNLYVPAPVLKQGENVVVVLELESPDPNLAIHSVNQPDFTCGRGSSKSNMHQLHHVM, from the exons ATGGCGAGGAAGCGAAGCAAAAGAACCACGACCACCTTCGTCTTCTGCGGCCTCCTCTCTATTATAGCCTTCTGTGCCTTCGTCCCTGTCTTtgctcctctcccttctctctcctctcactcCAACCACCACTCTCAGCACAAGAAA GTTACCACTGGAAAGTTTGGGATTGCCAATGACATGTTTTGGAAAGATGGAAAGCCATTCCAGATTATTGGTGGTGACTTGCATTATTTTCGGGTTCTTCCAGAG TACTGGGAAGATAGACTATTAAGAGCAAAGGCTTTGGGCTTGAATACCATCCAAACTTATGTTCCTTGGAATTTGCATGAACCAAAACCTGGAAAGCTTGTTTTTGAGGGGATTGCAGATATAGTATCATTTCTCAAACTCTGCCACAAACTAGGTTTTGTTGTTATGCTTCGGGCTGGGCCTTATATATGTGCAG aGTGGGATTTGGGTGGCTTCCCTGCCTGGTTACTTGCGATAAACCCAGCTGTCAGACCAAGATCATCGGATCCTAATTTCCTCCGCCTA GTTGAAAGATGGTGGGAAATTCTACTTCCAAAGGTAGCTCCTCTTCTTTATGCAAATGGAGGTCCCATTATAATGGTTCAG ATTGAAAATGAATATGGTTCATACGGAAATGACAAAGCTTATCTTCATCACCTTGTCACTTTGGCCCGTGGTCACCTTGGGGATGATATAATTTT GTATACTACAGATGGAGGTTCTAGGGAAGCTCTTGAGAAAGGAACAATTCGTGGAGATTCTGTCTTTTCAG CTGTTGACTTCGGCACTGGTGATGAGCCCTGGCCAATATTTGAGTTACAAAAGGAGTTCAATGCCCCCGGAAAGTCACCACCACTTTCAGC GGAGTTTTACACAGGCTGGCTTACACATTGGGGAGAGCAGATTGCTGAGACTGGTGCTGATTTTACTGCGACTGCCCTGGAAAAGATTTTGGAACGAAATGGTTCTGCTGTGCTTTAT ATGGTGCATGGTGGTACAAACTTTGGATTCTATAATGGAGCGAATACTGGTGGGGATGAATCTGATTACAAGCCTGACCTCACATCCTATGATTAT GATGCACCGATCAGGGAATCGGGTGATGTGGACAATGCAAAATTCAAAG CACTTCGGAGGGTTATAAAGCAACACAGTGCAGCATCTCTTCCTTCAGTTCCTTCCAATAATGAAAAGACAGGATATGGACAAATTCACTTACAgaaaaaagaactttttttcGATATACTTAATAGGACAGATTCCATTGAAGTGGTTGAATCTAAAAACCCACTTCCAATGGAGTCTGTAGGCCAG ATGTTTGGTTTTTTGTTATATGTATCTGAATATGCTGCAAAGGACGATGGAAGCATTCTATTCATAGCAAAG GTGCATGACAGAGCTCAAGTTTTCATATCATGCTCTTCTGAAGTTAATGGTGGAAGACCAATATTTGTTGGTATAATTGAGAGATGGTCAAATCGAACACTTGGCCTTCCTAAAACTAAATGTCTCTCCACCATCAGTTTATATGTTTTG GTTGAAAATATGGGTCGTGTGAATTATGGTCAGTACATATTTGACAAGAAG ggtaTTTTATCTTCTGTTTATCTAAATGGGAGAATTCTGCAACAATGGAAAATGCTCTCAATTCCTTTGAACAACCTGAATGAGATCCCAAAAAGCAATCCCATCATTCAGGTTGCATATTCtgatttcataaaaaattcaGCCCTCAGAAAAGCCAAAG AGAATGTTCTGAAAGAGCCAGCATTTTATGCCGGCCATTTCTCTATTGACAAAGTAGACCATGTTAAAGACACATTCTTATCATTCCGCGGTTGGGGTAAAGGGATTGCATTTGTCAATGAATTTAATATAGGAAGATACTGGCCG ATGAAGGGACCACAATGCAACCTTTATGTTCCTGCTCCAGTTCTTAAGCAGGGGGAAAATGTTGTG GTTGTACTTGAGTTAGAATCTCCAGACCCCAATCTTGCGATACACTCAGTTAATCAGCCAGACTTCACATGCGGACGCGGATCAAGTAAATCAAATATGCATCAGCTGCATCACGTCATGTGA
- the LOC132187040 gene encoding protein indeterminate-domain 7-like, whose product MMNGLMFQQQLQQPVLEENMSNLTSASGEASVSSGNRTEIGTNYSQQYFAPPPTQTTQPVKKKRNLPGNPDPDAEVIALSPKTLMATNRFICEICNKGFQRDQNLQLHRRGHNLPWKLKQRTSKEIRKKVYVCPESSCVHHDPSRALGDLTGIKKHFCRKHGEKKWKCDKCSKRYAVQSDWKAHSKTCGTREYRCDCGTLFSRRDSFITHRAFCDALAEESARAITTNPILSSSQPGSSASHHMNQFNPQDLHAFSLKKEQQSSSFSLRPEIPPWLGPPPPPQHIDHHHHHHHLSSSSSSSFFSTRLDHQEFTQHDTHHQDLTLHETPSPNPSLGPTLPPYHHPAPSPHMSATALLHKAAQMGATMSSKPGSLRPTHQTHVSAAADSANINATANKFGLNLSSREEMATRFAHGLPPFGNKAAAGPSASAVHPSLLHDMVSSLSSSTGLEGTSFEDAFGGILNSDRDGSLHDTLSKTTTHHETAAAAAAGEGLTRDFLGLRALSHSDILSIAGLGNGMNTSNEHQNQPQKPWQG is encoded by the exons ATGATGAACGGTTTGATGTTCCAACAGCAGCTACAGCAGCCAGTTCTGGAGGAAAACATGTCTAATTTGACTTCTGCATCTGGTGAGGCTAGCGTTTCTTCAGGCAACAGAACTGAAATTGGCACCAACTATTCTCAACAATACTTTGCTCCACCACCAACCCAAACTACTCAAccagtgaagaagaagagaaaccTCCCAGGCAACCCAG ACCCAGATGCAGAAGTGATTGCTTTGTCTCCCAAGACTCTGATGGCAACAAATAGATTTATTTGTGAGATCTGTAACAAAGGGTTTCAGAGAGATCAGAATCTTCAGCTTCATAGAAGAGGGCATAATTTGCCATGGAAGCTAAAGCAGAGAACAAGCAAAGAGATAAGGAAGAAGGTGTACGTTTGCCCAGAATCTAGCTGTGTTCACCATGACCCATCGAGGGCTCTTGGGGACCTGACTGGGATCAAGAAGCACTTCTGCAGAAAGCATGGTGAGAAGAAGTGGAAATGTGACAAGTGCTCAAAGAGGTATGCTGTTCAATCGGATTGGAAAGCTCATTCCAAGACCTGTGGCACTAGGGAGTACAGATGTGACTGTGGAACCCTTTTCTCAAG GAGAGATAGTTTCATCACTCACAGAGCCTTCTGTGATGCATTAGCAGAGGAGAGTGCAAGAGCAATAACGACAAACCCAATTCTGTCATCCTCTCAACCAGGATCATCAGCATCTCATCACATGAACCAATTCAATCCCCAAGACCTCCATGCATTTTCTTTGAAGAAAGAGCAACAAAGCAGCAGCTTCAGTCTAAGGCCAGAGATACCCCCATGGCTGggcccaccaccaccaccacaacatattgatcatcatcatcatcatcatcatctctcctcctcctcctcatcatcCTTCTTCTCCACAAGATTAGATCATCAAGAGTTCACACAGCATGACACCCACCACCAAGATTTAACCCTCCATGAAACACCAAGCCCTAACCCTAGCCTTGGCCCCACTCTTCCTCCCTACCACCACCCTGCTCCCTCCCCGCACATGTCAGCCACTGCATTGCTGCACAAGGCAGCTCAGATGGGTGCAACCATGAGCAGCAAGCCTGGTTCATTGAGGCCCACCCACCAGACTCACGTGTCTGCTGCTGCTGATTCTGCCAACATTAATGCAACTGCTAATAAGTTTGGCTTGAATTTGTCCTCACGTGAAGAGATGGCCACCCGGTTTGCCCATGGGTTGCCTCCTTTTGGGAATAAAGCTGCAGCAGGCCCTTCTGCCTCTGCTGTTCACCCTTCCCTTCTTCATGACATGGTGAGCTCTCTCTCCTCTTCCACTGGCCTTGAAGGAACTTCTTTTGAGGATGCATTTGGTGGGATTTTGAATTCTGATAGAGATGGGAGTTTACACGACACTCTCTCAAAAACAACTACTCATCATGAaactgctgctgctgctgctgctggtgAAGGTTTGACTAGAGACTTTTTGGGTCTTAGAGCTCTCTCTCATAGTGACATTCTCAGCATTGCTGGTCTTGGTAATGGCATGAACACTTCTAATGAGCATCAAAATCAACCCCAAAAACCATGGCAAGGTTAA